A window of the Henckelia pumila isolate YLH828 chromosome 3, ASM3356847v2, whole genome shotgun sequence genome harbors these coding sequences:
- the LOC140888556 gene encoding kinesin-like protein KIN-12D, protein EENNLLKTQNEDLSTKLRRTEVILSRVKEELAQFRVANGRNPYINFDEEQLLDKKLKETEEERLHLAQKLLGLCTTVLKAAGITTTTEVSLPAAEEALEQLKNRVISLEMELEDLKVKNRIVDERMRLSELQTQASPVNLRTGENSLARNRVAQTPFLSAFER, encoded by the exons GAAGAGAACAATTTACTGAAGACTCAAAATGAAGACCTTAGCACGAAGCTGCGGAGAACAGAAGTTATTCTTTCCCGTGTCAAGGAAGAGCTAGCTCAATTCCGTGTGGCAAATGGGAGAAATCCCTACATCAATTTTGATGAGGAGCAATTGTTGGACAAGAAGTTGAAG GAAACGGAAGAGGAGAGATTGCATTTAGCTCAGAAGTTACTTGGCCTGTGTACTACTGTATTAAAG GCTGCTGGAATAACAACTACCACTGAAGTAAGTCTCCCAGCGGCTGAAGAAGCACTTGAGCAGCTAAAGAATCGGGTAATTTCTCTTGAAATGGAACTTGAAGATTTGAAAGTCAAG AATCGAATAGTTGATGAAAGAATGAGATTGTCTGAACTCCAGACACAGGCTTCACCTGTGAATTTGAGGACCGGAGAGAATTCCCTTGCCCGGAATCGTGTTGCTCAAACTCCATTTCTTTCAGCTTTCGAGAGATGA